A genomic segment from Candidatus Margulisiibacteriota bacterium encodes:
- a CDS encoding permease — protein sequence MTGKNHLKAYFWAVLFAIFIIGSLALSFDPGLKIYANFSEFFLEMITFLPLMFLLVGLFDVWIPKEKIEKHIGHGSGIGGTLWVILLATLQAGPLYGAFPVAYILSQKGASVRNIFIYLGVFSAMKLPMLTFEIGFLGLKFSILRTLFSLPVFIAIGFIMERYLDKDYKVTA from the coding sequence ATGACCGGCAAAAATCATCTAAAAGCATATTTCTGGGCTGTATTGTTTGCCATTTTCATTATCGGCTCTCTGGCCCTTAGCTTTGACCCGGGCCTCAAGATCTACGCCAATTTCAGCGAGTTCTTTCTGGAAATGATCACCTTCCTGCCGCTCATGTTTTTGCTGGTCGGCCTCTTTGACGTCTGGATCCCCAAGGAAAAAATTGAAAAGCATATCGGCCATGGATCGGGGATCGGCGGAACTTTGTGGGTCATTCTTTTAGCCACGCTTCAGGCCGGGCCGCTCTACGGCGCTTTCCCTGTGGCTTATATCCTTTCCCAAAAAGGGGCGAGCGTCAGGAACATTTTTATCTATCTTGGCGTTTTCAGCGCCATGAAGCTCCCGATGCTCACCTTTGAGATCGGCTTCCTCGGCCTCAAGTTCTCCATCCTCCGCACCCTATTTTCCCTGCCGGTCTTTATCGCTATCGGTTTTATAATGGAAAGGTACCTGGACAAAGATTATAAGGTTACGGCTTGA
- a CDS encoding sodium-dependent transporter, with the protein MAEARQKWGSKLGIILAVAGSAVGLGNFLRFPVQAAQNGGGAFLIPYFISFVLLGIPLMWIEWAIGRHGGLFGHGSAPLILNRLWKHRLAKYLGVVGVFGPVVIFLYYTYIESWLLGYAFFSLTGQLFAVVTPEAMKGFLSTYQGLAPGSNLTTAYIFFLLTFLINFYFIYRGLQGGIELFCKIAMPILFLFGLILAIRVLMLPNIIGGFGFLWNPDFSVLTSAKVWMAAAGQIFFTLSVGIGVILTYASYLKKGDDIALSGLTAASTNEMAEVVLGGSIVIPAAFVFFGAAGATAAANSGAFNLGFVTMPLIFGQIELGGFFALLWFTLLFLAGITSSVSLLAPAVAFFSDDFGVTRKKAVIWLGGILFFLCQFPVFFLGQGVVDELDFWGGTFSLVLFGTIETIIFVWFFGIEKAWDEIHSGAEMSIPWFYKPIIRYVTPVFLLFILGFWFFQQGLPVILMQGVPAANQPYVLATRLGLILLFIAIALAVRIAYYRKKRAGEME; encoded by the coding sequence ATGGCGGAAGCGCGGCAAAAATGGGGATCAAAGCTCGGAATAATTTTGGCGGTCGCCGGGTCGGCGGTCGGGCTGGGGAACTTTCTTCGCTTCCCGGTCCAGGCGGCGCAGAACGGCGGCGGCGCGTTCCTGATCCCCTACTTCATCTCTTTTGTACTGCTCGGCATTCCGCTGATGTGGATCGAATGGGCAATTGGCCGTCATGGTGGGCTTTTTGGCCACGGCAGCGCGCCTCTCATCCTCAATCGGCTTTGGAAACACCGGCTGGCCAAATATCTTGGCGTGGTCGGGGTCTTTGGTCCGGTCGTAATTTTCCTCTATTACACCTATATTGAATCGTGGCTTCTGGGCTACGCTTTCTTCTCACTGACCGGCCAACTCTTTGCAGTCGTTACCCCGGAAGCCATGAAAGGATTTTTAAGTACTTATCAGGGGCTGGCTCCGGGAAGCAATCTCACGACCGCTTACATCTTTTTTCTTCTTACTTTTCTGATCAACTTTTATTTTATTTATCGCGGTCTGCAGGGAGGGATCGAATTATTCTGCAAGATCGCCATGCCGATCCTTTTTCTCTTTGGCTTGATCCTGGCGATCAGGGTCCTGATGCTGCCCAACATTATTGGTGGTTTCGGATTTCTCTGGAACCCCGACTTCTCGGTCCTGACCAGCGCCAAAGTCTGGATGGCGGCGGCCGGACAGATCTTTTTTACCCTAAGTGTCGGCATAGGGGTGATCTTAACTTATGCCAGCTATCTGAAAAAAGGGGATGACATCGCTCTCTCCGGGCTGACCGCCGCGTCGACCAATGAAATGGCTGAAGTCGTCCTGGGAGGCTCGATCGTTATTCCGGCCGCTTTTGTCTTTTTCGGCGCGGCCGGGGCAACCGCCGCGGCCAACAGCGGCGCCTTTAACCTTGGTTTTGTCACCATGCCGCTGATCTTCGGGCAAATTGAGTTGGGTGGCTTTTTTGCCCTCCTTTGGTTCACCCTCCTTTTTCTGGCCGGCATCACCTCTTCGGTCTCTTTATTGGCGCCGGCCGTCGCTTTTTTTTCCGATGATTTTGGCGTGACCAGAAAAAAAGCGGTCATTTGGCTGGGAGGGATCCTGTTCTTCCTCTGCCAGTTCCCGGTCTTCTTTCTGGGACAAGGCGTGGTCGATGAACTTGATTTTTGGGGCGGGACCTTCTCACTGGTCCTCTTCGGCACGATCGAGACGATCATTTTTGTCTGGTTCTTTGGGATCGAAAAAGCATGGGACGAGATCCACAGCGGGGCGGAGATGAGTATCCCCTGGTTTTACAAGCCGATCATTCGCTACGTTACCCCTGTTTTCCTGCTCTTTATTCTCGGCTTTTGGTTTTTTCAACAGGGACTTCCAGTCATCCTGATGCAAGGTGTTCCGGCGGCCAACCAACCTTATGTCCTGGCAACCCGGCTTGGCTTGATCCTGCTATTCATCGCCATCGCCTTGGCGGTCAGGATCGCTTATTATCGTAAAAAGCGGGCGGGAGAAATGGAATGA
- a CDS encoding class I SAM-dependent methyltransferase: protein MKTSSCPLCASIAVFFQEHQGTVFYKCGGCRSVFRDSENDLTPAEEKKRYDLHCNDPTDPDYREYVSPIITAITERFKPGDRGLDFGSGPGAIVSTLLREKGYDAASYDPFYDDNRELLSRNYDYIACSEVIEHFRSPAKEFANLRKMIKPGGALFCLTRLYEEEIDFSAWFYKNDPTHRFFYSRQALEWIKVKFDFSSLAIEGRLIVYRSLSGVVKTRQKQ, encoded by the coding sequence ATGAAAACTTCTTCCTGCCCCCTTTGTGCTTCAATTGCCGTTTTTTTTCAAGAACACCAAGGAACTGTATTCTATAAATGCGGTGGTTGTCGGTCAGTCTTTCGTGATTCGGAGAATGACCTCACGCCAGCCGAAGAGAAAAAACGCTATGATTTGCACTGTAACGACCCGACCGATCCAGATTATCGGGAGTATGTCTCCCCGATAATAACGGCAATAACCGAGCGCTTTAAGCCGGGAGACCGGGGACTTGATTTTGGCTCTGGTCCCGGCGCGATCGTTTCAACTCTTTTGCGGGAAAAAGGGTATGATGCGGCTTCGTATGACCCATTTTATGACGATAACCGGGAACTTTTGAGCCGAAACTACGACTATATCGCCTGCTCCGAAGTGATCGAGCATTTTCGCTCCCCGGCTAAAGAATTCGCGAACCTTCGTAAAATGATCAAACCGGGCGGCGCCCTTTTTTGCCTGACCAGATTGTACGAGGAGGAGATCGATTTCTCAGCCTGGTTTTACAAGAATGACCCGACCCACCGCTTCTTTTATAGCCGCCAGGCGTTGGAGTGGATCAAGGTAAAGTTTGATTTTTCTTCGTTGGCGATCGAAGGGCGGCTGATAGTTTACAGATCTTTATCAGGGGTTGTGAAGACCCGTCAAAAGCAGTAG
- a CDS encoding RnfABCDGE type electron transport complex subunit B, with translation MEIFVISIIILGILGFAFAGLLGLAADYFKVETDPKVDAIIAILPGANCGACGAAGCHNFAERVAKGEIAISGCVVGGKEVVEKIGAIMGIEVPSDLHKQVAAVHCGAKANARKMIARYQGVAKCSAAQQLRGGGTACGYGCLGYGDCFCVCPFGAITMVDGLPKIDPDKCTACGQCVSACPRKIITLVPHDFGAVIACSSKDGGAVVRKVCPVGCIGCKICEKAVPEVYKVVDNLAIIDYNIKGVDPAPAIAKCPTKCIVK, from the coding sequence ATGGAAATATTTGTCATCTCGATAATAATATTGGGGATCTTGGGTTTTGCTTTTGCCGGCCTGCTCGGCCTGGCAGCCGACTACTTTAAGGTAGAGACCGACCCAAAAGTTGACGCGATCATCGCTATTTTGCCGGGGGCCAATTGCGGCGCCTGCGGCGCGGCCGGTTGCCACAACTTTGCCGAAAGGGTTGCTAAAGGGGAGATCGCCATTAGCGGTTGTGTGGTCGGGGGGAAAGAGGTAGTGGAGAAGATCGGCGCGATCATGGGGATCGAAGTCCCGAGCGATCTGCACAAACAAGTCGCCGCGGTCCATTGCGGCGCCAAGGCCAATGCGCGAAAGATGATCGCCCGCTACCAGGGGGTTGCCAAATGCTCGGCCGCTCAGCAGCTTCGCGGCGGGGGAACAGCCTGCGGCTATGGCTGTTTGGGTTATGGCGACTGCTTTTGCGTCTGTCCTTTTGGCGCGATCACAATGGTCGACGGCCTGCCAAAGATCGATCCGGACAAATGCACCGCTTGCGGCCAGTGCGTCTCTGCCTGTCCGCGCAAGATCATAACTCTTGTGCCGCACGACTTTGGGGCGGTGATCGCCTGTTCTTCAAAAGATGGGGGAGCGGTGGTCCGCAAGGTCTGTCCGGTCGGCTGTATTGGCTGTAAGATCTGCGAAAAAGCGGTCCCCGAAGTATACAAGGTTGTCGATAATCTGGCGATTATTGATTATAATATCAAGGGGGTCGACCCGGCCCCGGCGATCGCTAAGTGTCCGACCAAGTGTATCGTTAAATAA
- a CDS encoding RnfABCDGE type electron transport complex subunit A, whose protein sequence is MIGLLGIFFAAFLINNILLMRFLALCSFFGVSTKLDTSIGMSSAVIFVMTISSAISWIVYHFVLGPFHLEFLRTAVFILTIASFVQLVELYLKKMVPTLYRAMGIYLPLITTNCAILAVAFLAIDYRYNFIEAMIYSIGVSAGYSLAIILFAYIRERIVLAPIPKWFQGYPIAFITAALMSLAFFGFSHMFGL, encoded by the coding sequence ATGATCGGATTATTGGGGATATTTTTTGCCGCCTTCCTGATCAATAATATTTTGTTGATGCGATTTTTGGCCCTTTGTTCGTTCTTTGGGGTTTCGACCAAGCTCGATACTTCGATCGGGATGAGCTCGGCGGTCATCTTTGTCATGACCATCTCTTCGGCCATTTCCTGGATCGTTTATCATTTTGTTCTGGGGCCGTTCCACCTGGAATTTCTCCGGACGGCGGTTTTTATCTTAACCATCGCCTCGTTCGTCCAGCTGGTCGAACTATATCTTAAAAAGATGGTCCCGACCCTGTACCGGGCGATGGGGATCTACCTGCCGCTGATTACCACTAATTGCGCGATCCTGGCGGTCGCTTTTCTGGCGATCGATTATCGGTATAATTTTATTGAGGCGATGATCTATTCGATCGGCGTTTCGGCCGGCTACTCGCTGGCGATCATCTTGTTCGCGTACATCAGGGAGCGGATAGTCCTGGCGCCGATCCCCAAATGGTTTCAGGGGTATCCGATCGCCTTTATTACCGCGGCGCTCATGTCGCTCGCTTTCTTTGGCTTTTCCCATATGTTTGGATTGTAG